The following DNA comes from Lentibacillus sp. Marseille-P4043.
AAATATTCTTTTTTATCAAGGCCGCCATTATACCCAACCATTTTACCATTTGCTCCAATTACACGATGACATGGAACGACAATTGAAAATGGATTTTTATTGACTGCCCCACCAACGGCCCGTACTGCTTTGGGGTTGTCAATTGCTTCTGCTATATCTTTGTACGTCTTTGTCTCGCCGTATGGGATGGTATCACATAATGCCTGCCATACTTTTGTCTGAAAAGGTGTTCCGTGAAACGTGAAGGCAAACGAAAACTTTTTGCTTCCATCTTTAAAATAAGCTTGAAGCTCTTTTTTTACATGCTCTACTTTTTCTGGTTTGTTTTCAAAAACAGGATTATCAAAATAACGTTTACTCCATTTGTTCATTTGTGCCTCTAAATCTGCCATACGTCCATAATCAATCCGGACAATTTTTTCCCCGTCACTAATGATTAACAATGGACCTACGGGCGTTTCCATTTCGTCAAAATAAAGCCTCGTTTCCTCCATGCTTTTCCCCTTCTTACTTTTTAAAATCAACTCTTTTTCGTTGGTATTTGGAACTCAATCAACAATTTATAAAGGCTGTTTTCAACATAATTGTTGCTATTATGCCTCGAGTCTGTATACATTTTGCATTTTCACTTAATACTGTTACGCCTTACTATTCCCTAGCCGAAAGTTCTCCCTGAAAACCCAAGCCTTTTTCCATTTCAAATAAAACTTGATCATCAGATTCCTTGTTCATCGCTTCTTTTATGGCTGTAATCGCTGCCTCCGTGCCGATTTTCCCAAGTGACCATGCGGCAGTTCCGCGAATTACTGGGCGCGGATCATTTTGCATCACAGCGACCAGTTCATCTACAGCCGTTTCATCCTTGAAATGGGCAAGTGCGACAATCGCATTCCGTTGCAGCGGTTTTTTGCCACGCCAAGAACCGGCAATATGTCCATATGTTTCTTTGAATTCTCGATTCGAAATTCTTAGTATTGGTTTGAGCTTTGGCTTGGCAACTTCTGGCTCTGGTTCAAGTTCTTCGTGAAGATGGAAATCCATTTTTTTATTACGTGGGCATACTTGCTGACAGGTGTCACAACCATAAACGCGGTTCCCTAATTCAACACGAAATTCGTCGGCTAAAAATCCTTTTGTTTGTGTTAAAAAGGATAGGCAACGTTGGGCATTTAATTGTCCACCTTGAACAAGCGCACCTGTTGGACAGGCATCGAGACATTTTCGGCAATCCCCACAACTATCCTCGACTGGTGAATCTGGTGTAAAAGGAATATTGGTAATCAATTCCCCAAGGTACACATAGGAACCAAACTCCGGCGTGATAATGGCACAGTTTTTCCCGCTAAAACCGATGCCAGCTCGCTCTGCAACAGCACGATCAGACAATTCACCTGTATCCACCATCACTTTATTAACAGCATCGGGAACTTTTTCTTGAATAAAGGCCGCGAGTTTTTCCAAACGATCCCGTAAAACAACATGGTAATCCGTTCCCCATGAAGCACGGCAAAAAATCCCCCGACGGTCCTGCTTCGTGCCCTTTGGTGCATTTTTTATGCGCGATGGATAAGCAATCGCGATCGAGAGAATGGACTGCGCTTCTGGTAATAAACGTTCTGGCTCTGTCCG
Coding sequences within:
- the queG gene encoding tRNA epoxyqueuosine(34) reductase QueG, yielding MNTEQLKEEIIAYSKEIGIDKIGFATADVFGELKERLKRQQSLSYQSGFEKGSIEERTEPERLLPEAQSILSIAIAYPSRIKNAPKGTKQDRRGIFCRASWGTDYHVVLRDRLEKLAAFIQEKVPDAVNKVMVDTGELSDRAVAERAGIGFSGKNCAIITPEFGSYVYLGELITNIPFTPDSPVEDSCGDCRKCLDACPTGALVQGGQLNAQRCLSFLTQTKGFLADEFRVELGNRVYGCDTCQQVCPRNKKMDFHLHEELEPEPEVAKPKLKPILRISNREFKETYGHIAGSWRGKKPLQRNAIVALAHFKDETAVDELVAVMQNDPRPVIRGTAAWSLGKIGTEAAITAIKEAMNKESDDQVLFEMEKGLGFQGELSARE
- a CDS encoding methylated-DNA--[protein]-cysteine S-methyltransferase; this translates as MEETRLYFDEMETPVGPLLIISDGEKIVRIDYGRMADLEAQMNKWSKRYFDNPVFENKPEKVEHVKKELQAYFKDGSKKFSFAFTFHGTPFQTKVWQALCDTIPYGETKTYKDIAEAIDNPKAVRAVGGAVNKNPFSIVVPCHRVIGANGKMVGYNGGLDKKEYLLAHEQDVNLF